Part of the Cryptosporangium arvum DSM 44712 genome, GATCGCATCGATAGCGGACTGCGCCCGGGCTGACTCCTGCCCGTCCAAGCCGAGGGTGGTGACGATCGCGGCCGTGCTCTGCTCGCTGGCCCACTCCCGCGCGCGGCGATCGCTGATCGAGGTTCGGCCAACTGTATCGAAAACCGCTCTGAGATCCTTGAGTGGTCCCTTGATCAGCCGCTCGCGCATTTTGGGGACCTGCAAAAGTAATAGATATTCCTCTGCTCGCAGCAGCGGGATGCAGGTCACGCGACCCTGATGCTTCGTATGTGCGAAATCGCAGTCAGCGGTGACGACAAAGAGATGTCTGTTCCACGGAAGCGCGGCTGCTGCCGTTGCTTCAAGTATGTCGCCTTGGCGTAACGGATGTTCTCTATTGATCTCGCAGTACTCCACATAGTGCTCGGTCATCGTTCCCCCTGAAAGAGCAGCGCCTCTCAATGGCAAGGTAACGGATCTGTGGGCGCCCGCTCGTTACCGCTGCTTCTACTGTCTGCTCGGCTGAACAACCGGCACCGTTCGGGCTACGGTTGCCGTGCTCGAGTACAAGGGACATTGCTGCGGCTCGACGTCCGGTTCCGACCTGAATTCGTCGCAGGTCGCTACTGGTTCGCTCCTGATCGTTCGCTCATCGGTATGAGTGCATGTGATGATCGCCGATTCATCAGGTCGGGTCCATCGGGGGTGGAAGGGTTGATGCGCGAATTCTCATCGGCGCATGCTGACCACTGCCTGAATGGTTCTGGCCGCTGGATCGAGCAAGGCCGACGGCGGCGTCTTCGGTGTACCCGAGGGCACACAGTGGGCGTCCGTATGGTCCGTTCGGCGGCGGCGACCGGACAACACTGAGGGCCGGGAAGCGCGGCTTCCCGGCCCTTAGTGCGTCAGGCATGCATTCTTCTCCGCCGCACGCGCGGAGTTCTGGCGTCCCTCAGGGATGACGTTGACACGGGGACTTGTCGCCGACGAGCCAGAAGTGGCCGAAGGGATCGATGAAGCCGCCCTGGCGATGGTTCCTCAGGGCGTGCGGCGGCGTTCAGCGGGGGTCGGGGTCGTCGACGAATACCTCGATCGGCGTGGTCGTCCCGTGTAGTGCCCGCGGGGTGTCCCATCGGCCCTCTGGTTCAGCGAGGAAGAACGGCGCGCTCGGAGAGCTCGAACATGTTGCCCCAGGGATCGCGGAAGAACGCCAGCCGGGCGCTGATGTCGGCGATCTCGAACGGTTCGTTCACGATGTCGACTCCGCGCGCGCGGAGTTCGGCGAGGGTGGCGTCGACGCTCCGCACCTCCAGGCAGACGTGGTTGAAGCCGCTTTCGCCGAGGCTCGCGTCGACGTCGTCGAAGACGGTCTGGGTGGTGGCGCCGGGGCCGGCCAGGATCTCCAGGTGGAAATCGTCGTGGTCGGGCGGCAGGACGTAGGCGAGCGTGAGGTCGCCGTAGGGCCAGGTCTGCAGCACGCGCCAGTCGAGTTTGTCGACCCAGAACGAGCGCGCGTCCTCGAAGTCGGGGTAGCGGATCGCGGTGTGGTGCGGGCGGACCGAGGCGAACGGCGAGTCGGGGTTGCGCGGCGGGTTCTTCGGAAGTGGCATGGCCCGACGCTAGGAAGCGGCCTCGCCGCCGGTCATCGTCCGCCGCTCCAGGTCCCGACCCCGATTATTGTCGCCGCGCACGACCGGGCCGGCCGTAGAGTCGAGCCGTGGACCAGCGGGAACTCCTCGCCGACGCTCTCCACGACCGGGCCGACCTGCTCGCGCCGGCCGTCTACGGAGAGATCGTCGCGCACATACCGTCGTACGAGAACGTGCCGCGGGCCGACGTCGAGGCGTCGGTGCGCGAGATCGTCGCGGACGTCTGCCGGTTGATCCGGACCGGCACCGTGCCGCCGCCCGCGAGCATCACGCAGGCGGAGGAGTCCTCGCGGGCGCGGGCCAAGCAGGGCGTGCCGATCCACGACATCATGCACGCGTTCCGCTTCACGACCGGCGCGATCCGGGACGCGGTGCTCGACCTCGGCATCGACGCGCTCGCGGTCGTCACGCTGCTGTGGGCCTACAGCGACGCGTACACCGCGAACGTCGTCGGCATCTACCGGCAGTCGGACATCGAGGGCGCGCTGGAGCAGGCCCGGCGGGCGCAGCAGTTCCTGCTCGGCCTCCTGGACGCGACGTTGAGCGACGGTGACCTCGAGGTCGCCGCGTCGGCGCTGCTGCTCGACCCGACCGTGTCCTACCGCGCGGTGCGTGCGCTGCCGTTGCGCGGCGACGTCGCACCGCAGCTGCGTGAACTCCAGCGCCAGGCCGCGCGGCACCCCGGGGTGAGCGTGCTGGCGGCGATCGGCACGCAGTGCGTCGGCGTGCTGCCGTTCCGCCCGGACGCGGTGGGCGACGACGTGCTGATCGCGCTGGGCCCGTCCGTGCCGCTGCCAGAGCTCGCCCGGTCGTTCCGGTCGGCGCACACCGT contains:
- a CDS encoding VOC family protein — encoded protein: MPLPKNPPRNPDSPFASVRPHHTAIRYPDFEDARSFWVDKLDWRVLQTWPYGDLTLAYVLPPDHDDFHLEILAGPGATTQTVFDDVDASLGESGFNHVCLEVRSVDATLAELRARGVDIVNEPFEIADISARLAFFRDPWGNMFELSERAVLPR
- a CDS encoding PucR family transcriptional regulator translates to MDQRELLADALHDRADLLAPAVYGEIVAHIPSYENVPRADVEASVREIVADVCRLIRTGTVPPPASITQAEESSRARAKQGVPIHDIMHAFRFTTGAIRDAVLDLGIDALAVVTLLWAYSDAYTANVVGIYRQSDIEGALEQARRAQQFLLGLLDATLSDGDLEVAASALLLDPTVSYRAVRALPLRGDVAPQLRELQRQAARHPGVSVLAAIGTQCVGVLPFRPDAVGDDVLIALGPSVPLPELARSFRSAHTVLTAGTRLGLTGTHALEDLSWRAAAAHAGEVNGMLRARYLDPVAAQGPFGALILEAVAAYLAEDRNVPRAARVIPVHVNTLRYRLRRFEELTGRSLDSTETIVEVSFALGVSAHTG